One Lepus europaeus isolate LE1 chromosome X, mLepTim1.pri, whole genome shotgun sequence genomic window carries:
- the PABPC5 gene encoding polyadenylate-binding protein 5 has translation MGSGEPNPAGKKKKYLKAALYVGDLDPDVTEDMLYKKFRPAGPLRFTRICRDPVTRSPLGYGYVNFRFPADAEWALNTMNFDLINGKPFRLMWSQPDDRLRKSGVGNIFIKNLDKSIDNRALFYLFSAFGNILSCKVVSDDHGSKGYAYVHFDSLAAANRAIWHMNGVRLNNRQVYVGRFKFPEERAAEVRTRDRATFTNVFVKNFGDDMDDEKLKELFSEYGPTESVKVIRDASGKSKGFGFVRYETHEAAQKAVLDLHGKSIDGKVLYVGRAQKKIERLAELRRRFERLRLKEKSRPPGVPIYIKNLDESINDEKLKEEFSSFGSISRAKVMMEVGHGKGFGVVCFSSFEEATKAVDEMNGRIVGSKPLHVTLGQARRRW, from the coding sequence ATGGGGAGCGGGGAGCCGAATCCTgctggcaagaaaaagaaatacctcAAGGCCGCCCTGTATGTAGGTGACTTGGACCCAGATGTCACCGAGGACATGCTGTATAAGAAGTTCAGGCCTGCTGGCCCTCTGCGCTTCACCCGCATCTGCCGTGACCCGGTGACCCGCAGCCCCCTGGGCTATGGCTATGTTAACTTCCGCTTTCCAGCGGATGCCGAGTGGGCCTTGAACACCATGAATTTTGATTTGATTAACGGCAAACCCTTCCGCCTCATGTGGTCACAGCCAGATGACCGTTTAAGGAAGTCTGGAGTTGGAAATATATTCATCAAAAACCTGGACAAATCCATAGACAATAGggccctgttttatttattttctgcttttgggAACATTCTCTCCTGCAAAGTGGTAAGCGATGACCACGGCTCTAAAGGCTATGCCTATGTGCATTTTGACAGCCTGGCTGCTGCCAACAGGGCCATCTGGCACATGAATGGAGTGCGGCTCAACAACCGCCAGGTGTATGTTGGCAGATTCAAATTCCCGGAAGAGCGGGCAGCTGAAGTCAGAACCAGGGATAGAGCAACTTTCACGAATGTTTTCGTTAAAAACTTTGGCGATGACATGGATGACGAAAAACTGAAGGAACTGTTCAGCGAATACGGGCCAACTGAGAGTGTCAAGGTAATCAGAGATGCCAGTGGGAAATCTAAAGGCTTTGGATTTGTGAGATATGAGACACATGAGGCTGCCCAAAAGGCTGTGCTAGACCTGCATGGAAAGTCCATCGATGGGAAAGTCCTATACGTAGGGCGAGCGCAGAAGAAAATCGAACGCCTGGCTGAGTTAAGGCGGAGATTTGAGAGgctaagattaaaagaaaaaagccgCCCTCCAGGGGTGCCTATCTATATTAAGAACCTCGATGAGAGCATCAATGATGAGAAACTGAAGGAGGAATTTTCTTCCTTTGGATCAATTAGCCGGGCCAAAGTGATGATGGAAGTGGGGCATGGCAAAGGGTTTGGTGTTGTGTGCTTCTCTTCTTTTGAAGAGGCGACCAAagctgtggatgagatgaatggTCGCATAGTGGGTTCCAAGCCCTTGCATGtcactctgggccaggccagacgcAGGTGGTGA